A single bacterium DNA region contains:
- a CDS encoding ferritin family protein: MPTPARTAPKNGNAGSALTRALRFEKTGMRYFTSAAQKATDGFAQRVFALLADMERRHYEDIQAIAKKLEEDGKFPVVSAVSSEGRMRLFKREYGRIKKEKTITGDAAAAMRKALGFEAVGREMYTRMSAKSSNRQEKAFFGILASEEQKHFDIVYEYLDFLEDSGLRMRE, from the coding sequence ATGCCGACGCCGGCCAGAACCGCTCCGAAAAACGGAAACGCGGGAAGCGCGCTCACTCGCGCGCTGCGATTCGAGAAGACCGGGATGCGCTACTTCACCTCGGCCGCGCAGAAAGCGACCGACGGGTTCGCACAGCGCGTCTTCGCGCTCCTGGCGGACATGGAACGGAGGCATTACGAGGACATCCAGGCGATCGCGAAGAAACTGGAGGAGGACGGGAAGTTCCCCGTCGTCTCCGCCGTGAGCAGCGAGGGCCGGATGCGCCTCTTCAAGCGGGAATACGGCCGGATCAAGAAGGAAAAGACGATCACCGGGGACGCCGCGGCGGCGATGCGCAAGGCCCTTGGATTCGAGGCCGTGGGACGGGAGATGTACACCCGCATGTCCGCAAAATCCTCGAACCGGCAGGAGAAGGCGTTCTTCGGGATCCTCGCCTCCGAGGAGCAGAAGCATTTCGACATCGTCTACGAATACCTCGATTTCCTCGAGGACTCCGGGCTGCGGATGCGGGAGTAG
- a CDS encoding cytochrome c3 family protein codes for MKRERSRCAFLLGALALVLPLAAGSAVAARAPEGKPGAVGKVRTASAEEKQFAVPTPPFTPGIFPCSECHKEMKPNPTRRELKDEHTNIVLNHAQGQRWCLDCHDISNRDKLHLVSGEKIGFDESYRLCGQCHGDKYRDWKVGVHGKRTGMWNGEKQYLLCVHCHNPHDPRFKPLAPLPPPTRPENVK; via the coding sequence ATGAAAAGGGAACGTTCACGGTGCGCGTTTCTCCTCGGGGCGCTGGCCCTCGTCCTGCCGCTCGCGGCCGGGTCGGCGGTCGCGGCCCGCGCTCCGGAGGGGAAGCCCGGAGCCGTCGGAAAGGTGCGCACCGCGTCCGCGGAAGAGAAGCAGTTCGCCGTGCCGACGCCGCCGTTCACGCCCGGGATCTTCCCCTGCTCCGAGTGCCACAAGGAGATGAAGCCGAACCCGACGCGGCGGGAGTTGAAGGACGAGCACACGAACATCGTCCTGAACCACGCCCAGGGGCAGCGGTGGTGCCTCGACTGCCACGACATCTCGAATCGCGACAAGCTCCACCTTGTGAGCGGGGAGAAGATCGGCTTCGACGAGTCGTATCGCCTGTGCGGCCAGTGCCACGGGGACAAGTACCGCGACTGGAAGGTCGGCGTCCACGGGAAGCGCACGGGGATGTGGAACGGGGAGAAGCAGTACCTTCTGTGCGTCCACTGCCACAACCCGCACGATCCGCGGTTCAAGCCGCTGGCGCCGCTTCCTCCGCCG